In the genome of Pseudobacteriovorax antillogorgiicola, the window ACAAAGGCTCGATAAGGCCAAATTCGTTTTTCGTGCTCTCAAAAATAAACATACTGTTTAGCGTGGTCATTTTCATGCGATATTACATGAAATAAGCCATCTGAATATATGTAATTGGCGATATTGGATATCTCTCGTGAATACATAATATCGACATTGCGCCAAAAAGGGATAGATAGGTGCAAACCTTAATCAAGAATGATCCTTTAAATAAAGGTGGAGCTGTAAAATATGAAATTTATAAACAAATCTATCGCGATTGCAACAATTGCGGCTGCTGGAGCCTCCCTCGACGCTTCGGCTAACACTTTTGTCCAGTTACAGGCAAATAAAGTGATTAACCGACAAAATTGAAGGAAACAAAATGAAGCTAATTATTACAGTTCTAATGACACTCACATTGGTTTCTTGTGGAAGTGACTCAAAAACATGGATTCTTTGTGGAAAGAAGCGGTTAGGCTCAGCAAAAACCATGCTGTAATAGCCATTGAAGACCTTAAGATTCGCAATATGAGTAGGAGTTCTAAAGGAACGATAGATAATCCAGGTAAGATGGTGGCGCAGAAATCGGGCTTAAATAGAGCTATTCTTCGTGAAGGATGGTACGATTTCGAGAAAAAGCTTGAGTGGCAAGCTAAAAAACGTGGAGCTAGGGTCATATACTGTGATCCTAAATACAATGGGTAACAAGCACTACGATCTAATTTGTAAAAATTTAGACCCGATCGGACACTAGCCCTGTTTTGACATTCCTATTTGATTGTCTGTTAGTTCAGATTCAGCTCGTCAACCTTTACCCTCCATTCCTGTCTCCCGTCAAGAAAAGTCTGCATTGGAGTCCGTCCACAGCACACTTTACCTTGGTGTGTTCGATTTACATTATAGTCTTCGACCCAGTCATCGAGGTCCTTTTGAAGCTCTTCCATGCTTCTGTAAAGGTTTTTCCTGAAGGTAACTTGTTAGAATTCGTTCAAAATAGTCTTATGGAACCTCTCGCAGATACCATTTGTTTGCGGATGCCTAGCTTTTGTTTTGGTATGATCAATGTCATTGACAGCCAGATATAGCTGAAAGTCATGTTGCTCAACCTTGCCGCAGTATTCGGTGCCACGATCTGTGAGAATCCTGAGTACACCCATTCCATGATTCTCAAAAAGTGGTAAGACTCTATCATTAAGAAGATCAGCTGCGGTGATCGGGGTTTTCTGATTGTAGAGCTTGCAGCATGCTGCTTTCGAATAGGTATCAACAAATGTTTGCTGATAAATTCGGCCAATTCCCTTGAATAACGCCAAAGACAAAGTAGCAAAGGATGATCTTCCTCTGATCGAACAAAAGCTCAAGTCCTTGCATGAATATAGCATGGGGGCAGTTAGTGCATGCTCATATGATAGCTCTAGGCGGTGTCTTGAAGAATTGTCAGAGGATTTTCCTAGTTTTTTAGGTGGTGCAGAACCGTCCCTTACCATATTTGAGCATCTACTGCAAAGAGCCATCCATGATACGGAAGGCTATGCTAATAAGCTTGATATCAATCAACCCTGGCCTTCTCCTTCCAACAGCAAGGGTCCTTCCTTTCGCGGTGTACTGGAACGAAAGCTAGCTTCCTACTTAAACAAACCGAGCAACAATGCTCTCCAAACCCTAGAAACAGCCATCAACATAGCCTTTATGCAGAACAATCGTCAGGGTGACGAGTTGTTCCTTGAGCTAAGTCATCGTGATGAACTTGGCGGTAGTAAGGCTCAAGGCTCAACAAGCGCTCAATACAACTATTATGGTAAGATTCGTAAGTCCTTCAAGAAAGATAGCTTTATCGTTCAGCAAGGAACTACAACTGTTGCAATGAGAGCTTGTGTCGATAAATCCACCTGCACACTCTAGATTCTTAAAAATGCGGAACCCATGGTTCCGCACTTCTTTTGGAGGCATATTATGAGAGGAACATGGGTCATGGCCCTACTTCTTATTCTTGGCGTTACATTGGGAGCGATATATTTTGTTGCTGCTAATAGCTCGACACCGAAATTTGAGTCAACACAATCGGAGCCTGCTCCCAACGAAGATGGATCTCAGCTTGATCAAAGGGTGGTAGAGGCTGAAGACGAAGAACAAGACAGATCGGCGGAAAAAAACGGGAAAAAATCTGATGTACTCGTTCAGGATGAGGTTATTCCAAAGGGCGAACCTGAACGTATTAGGCAGGACATCGAATCTATAAGAAAGTACTTTCCTAAAGATTTGCAAGAACGAATTGTACAGTATGAAAACCAAGTTAGAGCCTTGAAGCCTAGACAAGACGAATACCAATCTCTAATGAAAGCTATTAACGAAGAGATCATCGCAAGTCAAGGTGATCCGTCTCCTGTGAAAAAGGAGCGAGCTGATGAGTTGAGAGAAGAGTTGATGATTGCTGCAAAGCGACTCGGAAGGGAAGCGAGAGAAATCAGTCAGCAAATAGCAGACGAAGTTCACACTATCAAAGAAAGGTATGATCGTGGCTAACTTTCAAAGAAGCTTATTCGTTGCATCGCTTAGTTTGATGCCTCTTCAGTCCTGTCGCGCTATGGAAGCCAATAGTGCTAAAGTTGGTGGAAATGGCTCCACTGAGCTATGCTCGTCATCCACTGAAGAAGCATGTAAGCCGATCGATGAAGAAAATTGCTCTAGTGATTCTGAAACTGATTGTGACTCTGATCATGAGCTCGTAACGATCCTACAAGTAAAGGAGCTAGGTTCGATTCCCGACGGTGACCTGCCAAGTACTTCGCGGTGCCAGACCTTGCTGGATCATCTGGATTCTGAAGTGAAGCGAACCATATCAGAGGGCATAGTTTTAGAAAACATTGCCTTTGCTCAGCTCCTAAAAGACAACGATTTTATCATAGATGACAGCTACCGCTTTTTACCGTCAGAAGGACAGCAAATAATAGGTTTTGGAATCTTTGAAATCGATCGAAGCACCTGGGAAGCTGGTATAGTAGACGACCTTGGCGAAAGTAATCTGACAGATTACTGCTTGACTCCCGAAAGTTATGAACTTGAACGCTCCCACATCTCAATTGGCACTCCAAAGTTGCTTCAAAGCTGGAGGGATCAAAAAACCCAAGGGCGACAAGAAGAATGTTTAGAGAATAGCTTCTGCTTTGGAAGTGACGGTTTAGCCTATGGAAGCCATTATAAAGGTGGTGTAAGATATGATCACGGGATCAATTGGGGAAGTCCAGGGATCAATCAAAATTCATTCCGCCTGTTCTGGCACATTGAAAGCCCGGTCAACCTAAGTGTTGAAGGAGTTCCAAGTAGTGTGAGCGTGAGCCCTAGGCCAATCTCTACAGGGAACTGCCAGGAAATCACCCTTCAAGTCTCCAACTCTGAAAACTTTACGAATAGTTCGATTCAGGTTATTAAGCCTCGAAACGAATGCTACGAGCGAGCTGCTCCCTTTCTGACAGAGCCCTTGGCTCTTAGTGAAGATTTGAGTGAGGACCAGATTGCAGCCATTCTCGATGCCTCGCATTTGAGCCCGAGACAGCTATGGAGACCTTTACCGGAGGTGCCGGTGAGCCCTTGTTTGTTGAAAGACATCCTAGGCCCTAACAGTTGTTTTCAACCCATTATAAAGAGCTTTGACCCCTACCTGAGGGAGTTTCTAAAAGGACACGAAGACCTATATGTATTGATGCAGCTATCACATGACATTCGTGTTGTTGCAAAGTTGGATCGCCTGACAGGAGCAATAGACATCTTAGAATCACAATTTATAACTGAAGGAGGTGTCCCATGATTCGATCTCTGCTGATCGGCATATCCCTTTTAACCGCTAGCCAAAGCTATGGTAATGTCATTTTCGATGCTAGTCAGTCTTGTATCAAGGCTAGCTCAAATCCTGAAAGGTATCGCCCTCCTTGTCATTTCGAGCCAAGAAGCCTGATGCCAAGCTTTATGGATCAAATTCCCGAAGATCTTCGGGCTGCCCCTTTTCAGTCCATTGCTAAATTAAGTTTTTCGTGTGAATCCTTGAGACCGTTTTCAGCAAATTATACGCTAAACGATGGCCAAGAGGTCGTTGGAGAAGGGCACCTCGCGGCAAGCCATGGGGCTACAACCCGACTCACGTTCTTGCATCAGTATGGGCAGGCTGGCCTTAGAATCGCAGGTCTAAAAGGAACTCAAGGGTTTCAAGCTTTCAAGCCAGCCTGCCAGCTAGTGGTCGATCGCTTAGTAAGCCTACCCGAACCCAAATACTTTCAACTCTTGGCTGAATCCTTGCTAAAGCTGGATCGAACTCTTGGGATGGTTTTTGCTATGGCTACTCCAGACCAAAGTTACGCGGAGGCTCTACAGGTACTTGATCAGGCTAGCTTGCTCCTTGAGTTTCTGCAATTTTCAGCAGATGAACTGACTTCCATGCAAATTGCACAAACTTTAATCGATTTAGGCGGTGCTAAGGAGGTATTGAATCAAGACTGTGGAGCTTCGAGTCAAGTAAGCCTACGCACAGCAGCTATTCGTGAGACCCGAGATCTAATTCAAAGCAAAGTAATGGAGGCCGATTCAGCTATGACGGAGCTTAAAGACTTTCTTGCCAGGCAGATTGATTGGCTAAAGGACCATGCCTCACAAATAGCAGAAAACGAAATTGGAAGTTTAGAGATGACTTTAGATCGTATTAAATAATTTTCTACTGCATAAAAATGGAGATCAGACAATGAACCGTGCATATCGATTTGCTTATCTACTTTTACCAACGATAATTATGACATCTAGTGTTGAAGCTAAGATCTTGTCGGAACGCAATGATCTAGAGCTAGAAAAAACATGGAATGAGGAAGACCCTCGCTTTGAATCCACAGCCTCGCTGCAGGCTAGAAAAGATCCGATATTTATTGCAGGTATCAAATATAGCTTTGATGAGCGAGATTTTGTAAATCGTTGGGGTCGTGAGTATGAACTTACGATTCCAGTTTCAGGTGATAGTGGTGAGAATCAACTCATATTCGATATTGAGGCTGCTGTGGAAGGCAATGGTTTCTATAACGACGGTTTTGAATGCCATAAATACTATCCGCAGCCTGGCGGTATGGTCTTGATTGGTAGCGGCTATCCACCTGACTGTCATCGGATGACCGTGAATCCTAGAAACCAATTTAAGTTTATAGTCAACATCGATGTCAAATGTAGCGGGATTCCTATTGGTAACGAATCCGACGATAAAAACTCCCTGCTTTCAAGCCAGGAGGTTCGTGAGATTAAAGAAACCATGGAGCGTTGGATCTCACAGGGGCGCTATATTTTTGATTCTGTTATAGATAGGCACCGCAGTATCAATCTTATTGTTGACAACGAACTCAATACAGGGGGAGATTGCGAAAGCTTAACAGTCAAAATTTCGGGAAGATCGGGAACGACTATCAGTAAGATTGATCTCGATGTTACAATTTCAGAGCGCTTCTGATTGAGGGCGCTTTGCGCCCTACCAGTATTGTGAACAGAACGAGGCCTCAGGCTCAAAAGATTCAAAGTTTCTCAGTAAATAGCGTTCGAGGCGCTGACAAATCTCACGAACTTGCGATTCCACATCAAGTTTAATCAGCTTAGCTCCCGTGGAACCATCCAGTAAAAAGCTATTGGCAAGTCTATCGACGACTGCCGATGAATCTCCAGACAAACGTATAATCAGAGATTCTTCTTCCCAAGGCCAGAGAAAGAGGCTTGCTCTAGAGCTAAAGAATAGAGTCTTTCTCTGTTCTAAAACATCATGAATTGAAAAATCCCACGATTTAATTGGAGATGAAAATACCACCTTACCACTAACATCGGATAGATGAGGGCCGATAGATCCAGTAAATCCAAAGAGTCCTGAGGGATCTGCTAAGATCTCGGACTCAGAGCTAAATAGGAGCTTAGTTTCTTCTTCAGGTACTTCGTTACATGGTAGTTTGTTCTGACAAAGTAAGGGGTGACTGAGCCGATAGTAGTTGTAGCTCAAGGTTTCCCAGTCTTCGACGACAAGAACGGGTAGAGTGCCAAAGATATTCGTGTAGTACCCGCTTACCGATATAAGCTGAACAGGTGCATTCGATTCGTCAAACATCCAGATCTCTGTGGTTTCATTATCAGTATAACGCAAGAATTTCTGCTGAACGTACTCTCGATAAACGCAGCCTTGAGGATCTGGGGCCGCGAGTCGCTCAAGTCTTCCAGAGCGGAAGGTGAAATAGAACTTTTGAAACTCTTTATTGACGCTAACAAAGCACGATGAGTCATAGTCACCAAAAACGAATTCCCTACCCAGCGATATTCTGGAATAGTCGTGCAGTCGATAGGCAAAAAACAAGTCCAGATTCTTATCGTAGGTTATGATGATCCCACTTTCTTCAAAGTAC includes:
- a CDS encoding IS200/IS605 family element transposase accessory protein TnpB gives rise to the protein MDSLWKEAVRLSKNHAVIAIEDLKIRNMSRSSKGTIDNPGKMVAQKSGLNRAILREGWYDFEKKLEWQAKKRGARVIYCDPKYNG